From Haloglomus litoreum, the proteins below share one genomic window:
- a CDS encoding DUF4260 domain-containing protein, with translation MEPRNFLRVEGLAVLGIALAGYFTLDGSVWLLLILALAPDLSMIGYLAGTRIGSLSYNIVHTYTLPLALGSLGFWADIRMALLIALIWAAHIGADRLVGYGLKFESGFKDTHLSTQPAPVDAFTKSD, from the coding sequence ATGGAACCCCGGAATTTCCTGCGTGTGGAGGGACTGGCTGTCTTGGGGATTGCGCTGGCTGGGTATTTCACCCTTGATGGCTCAGTTTGGTTGCTGCTCATTCTTGCGCTAGCCCCCGACTTATCGATGATTGGGTATCTCGCTGGTACTCGAATCGGCAGTCTGAGCTATAATATCGTCCATACGTACACATTACCGCTCGCCCTCGGTAGCCTCGGCTTCTGGGCTGACATCCGAATGGCCCTCCTTATCGCTCTGATTTGGGCTGCCCACATCGGAGCTGACCGTCTCGTGGGATATGGTCTGAAATTCGAATCCGGATTCAAAGACACACATCTCAGTACCCAGCCTGCTCCAGTGGACGCCTTCACCAAATCTGATTAA
- a CDS encoding IS5 family transposase: MSKISRFTSKAVQLAKNAVGERGEVAAPEGGGGFAEYAVVSLHCLRVYLEKSYRETLDLLSEMPQILAEIGLDEADLPDHSTLVKAFDRLKTALWRVLLRLSSELHDPSGHAAIDATFFDRENASKHYCRRTNYRVQTLKTTALVDTETQAVLDVHCSTGKPHDTHLGWQVARRNAGDLTSLAADKGYDWMELREKLREDGVRPLIKHREFRPIDHAHNARIDGPRYRQRSMCETVFSAIKRTLGDAVRARAWFREFREIVLKCVVHNIKRAVTP, encoded by the coding sequence ATGTCGAAGATTTCCCGCTTCACAAGCAAAGCCGTCCAGTTAGCTAAAAATGCTGTTGGTGAGCGAGGCGAAGTCGCCGCCCCCGAAGGGGGTGGCGGCTTCGCCGAGTATGCGGTCGTGTCGCTGCACTGTCTGCGGGTTTACTTGGAGAAATCGTACCGAGAAACACTCGATCTGCTGAGCGAGATGCCACAAATACTGGCCGAGATCGGCCTCGACGAGGCCGATCTCCCCGACCACTCGACGTTAGTGAAGGCGTTTGACAGGCTCAAGACAGCACTCTGGCGCGTGCTGCTCCGACTCTCGTCGGAGCTGCACGACCCGAGCGGACACGCCGCGATCGACGCGACATTCTTCGACCGCGAGAACGCCAGCAAGCACTACTGCCGCCGGACGAATTACCGCGTCCAGACGCTGAAAACGACCGCTCTGGTTGACACAGAAACGCAAGCGGTTCTCGACGTTCATTGCTCGACCGGAAAACCACACGACACCCACCTCGGCTGGCAGGTCGCCCGCCGCAACGCGGGCGACCTGACCAGCCTCGCCGCCGACAAGGGCTACGACTGGATGGAATTACGCGAGAAACTGAGGGAAGACGGCGTGAGACCGCTGATCAAACACCGCGAGTTCCGGCCCATCGATCACGCGCACAACGCGCGGATCGATGGGCCTCGCTACCGCCAACGATCGATGTGTGAGACCGTCTTCTCGGCGATTAAGCGCACGCTCGGCGACGCCGTGCGTGCGCGAGCATGGTTTCGTGAGTTCCGAGAAATCGTCCTGAAATGTGTCGTTCACAACATCAAGCGAGCCGTCACACCGTGA